The Magnetococcales bacterium genome segment AGTTCTTGCGGGAGTACTCGGAGACGGTGCGCACCTCCCCCTCTATGGCCAGACCGGTGCGCACGGCGAACTCCACCGCCTGCCGGTTGAGTACCGGCAACACGCCGGGAAAGGCGGCGCAAACGGGGCAGACCTGGGTGTTGGCCTCCGCGCCGAAGCGGGTGGAGCAGCCGCAGAAGATCTTGGAGGCGGTGAGCATCTGGGCGTGGACTTCGAGTCCGATGACAACCTCGTAGGCGCTCATGACGCGGCTCCGTTGGCGACAGGTTGGGGACGGCGACGGTGCCAGTCGCTGTTCCGCTGAAAGGCGTGGCCGGTTTGGAACAGCACCTCTTCACCCAACGGCGGGCCGATGAGCTGCATACCCACCGGCAGTCGGCCCTCATGCAAACCGCAGGGCAGGGAGAGGGCCGGCAGACCCGCCAGATTGACGTTGATGGTGAAGATGTCGGAAAGGTACATCGCCACCGGGTCGTCGGTTTTCTCCCCCAGGCGGAAGGCCACGTCGGGCGCGGTGGGGGTCAGCAGAACGTCCACCTCGCGGAAGGCGGCGGCGAAATCGTCGGCGATCAGGCGGCGCACCTTCTGCGCTTTGCGGTAGAAGGCGTCGTAGTAGCCGGAGGAGAGGACGTAGGTGCCCAGCATGATGCGCCGTTTGACCTCGGCACCGAAACCTTCGGCGCGGGAGCGGCAGTAGAGATCGGCAAGATCCCGGGGTTGCTGGCAGCGATAACCGAACTTGACGCCGTCGTAACGCGCCAGGTTGGAGGAGGCCTCCGCCGGGGCCAGAATGTAATAGGTCTGAATGGCGTAACTGGTATGGGGCAGGGAGACGGGCACCAGTTCCGCACCCAGTCTCCGGAACAGCTCCTGGGCCTCGTGCAACGGGTTGCGAATCGCATCGGTCAGTTCGGCGGGGAAATACTCCTTCGGCAGACCGATCTTCAGTCCTTTGACGGAGCGTTCGAGGCTGTCGGCGTAACGGGGCGGATCCTCGGGGATGCTGGTGGCGTCCAGGGGGTCGTGGCCGGCCATGGTTTGCAGCAGCAGGGCGGCGTCCTCGACGCTACGGGTCATGGGACCGGCCTGGTCCAGGGAGGAGGCGAAGGCCACCATGCCGTAGCGGGAGACGCGCCCGTAGGTGGGTTTGAGGCCGGTGATGCCGTTGAGGGCGGCGGGCTGGCGGATGGAGCCGCCGGTATCGGTTCCGGTGGCCCCGAGGGCCAGACCTGCCGCCACCGCCACCGCCGAACCGCCGGAAGAGCCGCCGGGGGTGCGTTCCGGATCCCAGGGATTGCGGGTCGGTCCGAAATGGGAGGTTTCGGTGGAGGAGCCCATGGCGAACTCGTCCATGTTGGTTTTGCCCAGCAGCACCGCGCCCGCCTGCCGCAGGCGGCGGGTCACCGTCGATTCGTAGGGCGACAGGAAGCCTTTCAACATGCGGGATCCGCAGGTGGTGGGCATGTCGGTGGTGCAGAAGATATCCTTGATGGCCAGGGGCAGGCCGGTCAGGGGGGGTGCGTCGCCCTTGGCCAGTTGCTGGTCGGCCTGTTCGGCGGCGGCCAGGGCCTGGGGTTCGGCCACGGTGATGAAGGCGTTCAGGGTGGCGTCTTGTTGGCGGATGGCCTCCAGACAGGCACGGGTCAGCTCCGTCGCGGAGAGGGAGCGATCAGCCAGCAGGCGGGCGGCTTCGGTCAGGGAGAGATGGACGGGGTTCAAGGCGGAATATTCCTTTCAATACGTTGCCTTTAAGTATCAAAAAAAGAAAATGTTCTGTCTTTTGACGTTATCCTTTGAATTTCAAAATATTTTTGAAAGACAACACAAAAAGTCAAAACATTTCCGTAACTATTCAGACCCCTGCACGGTGCAGCATGATCATGTCAACGGCGAAAGGAAAAGTCCCAGGGGTGCCCCCTGGACCCCATGGGGTCGGAAGTCAACAGCAAACGGAAGAGTCCCAGGGCGCTGCCCTGGACCCGTCGGGGGGGGATAATCCCCCTCGAACCCCCGTATATCTGAATAGTTACAACATTTTTTTAAAAGACAACACAAAAAGTCAAAACATTTCCTTTTTTTGATACTTTAAAAGATTAAAAGGACGGTTTCGTCGATTATTCAATAATTTTGGGAACCCGGAAATGGCCTTCTTCCGCTTCCGGCGCGTTGGCCAGCAGGGCGTCGCGGTTGTTGCCGTTGGTCACCACGTCGTCCCGTTCCGGCATTCTCACGGCCACGGCGTGGGACATGGGCGGTACGCCGTCCGTCGGCAGTTGGTTCAGCTCTTCCATCAGTTGCAGGATTCGGCTGAGTTGTCCGCTGTAGAGGGTCTCCTCTTCGGGGGTGATGGCCAGACGCGCCAGGGAGGCGACGTGACGAACCTGTTGGACATCGAGCGACATGGCGGCACCCGTTCGGAAAGGGGGTCGATACCGGCAGACCTTTGCCTGCGACGGGAAAGAATCTAACATGGTCCGGTTCCAGGCGGAAGACAAGACCTTCAGACGCGGTTTCTTTGCAAGGGGGGGAAAACCCATGGTGCGGGCCTATCTGATTTTTGGCGGCAACGGGCCGATTCTGGTGGTGACCCAGCACCACGAGGGGTTGCAGAGCGAACGGGCGCGTTTTCATCTGGAAAACAAGGGCATTCGCAAATACATCGCCTTCGAAGTGCCGCTTTCCAGGGCTCGCGAAATCTACGGCTCCCGGCTCGATACGGCGGTGGAGCGACTGGTTTCGCCCAGCGA includes the following:
- the gatC gene encoding Asp-tRNA(Asn)/Glu-tRNA(Gln) amidotransferase subunit GatC, whose product is MSLDVQQVRHVASLARLAITPEEETLYSGQLSRILQLMEELNQLPTDGVPPMSHAVAVRMPERDDVVTNGNNRDALLANAPEAEEGHFRVPKIIE
- a CDS encoding cytosolic protein, coding for MVRAYLIFGGNGPILVVTQHHEGLQSERARFHLENKGIRKYIAFEVPLSRAREIYGSRLDTAVERLVSPSDIRVVDMNGDHVFANFNFNEMGEPVFVDGTSD
- the gatA gene encoding Asp-tRNA(Asn)/Glu-tRNA(Gln) amidotransferase subunit GatA yields the protein MNPVHLSLTEAARLLADRSLSATELTRACLEAIRQQDATLNAFITVAEPQALAAAEQADQQLAKGDAPPLTGLPLAIKDIFCTTDMPTTCGSRMLKGFLSPYESTVTRRLRQAGAVLLGKTNMDEFAMGSSTETSHFGPTRNPWDPERTPGGSSGGSAVAVAAGLALGATGTDTGGSIRQPAALNGITGLKPTYGRVSRYGMVAFASSLDQAGPMTRSVEDAALLLQTMAGHDPLDATSIPEDPPRYADSLERSVKGLKIGLPKEYFPAELTDAIRNPLHEAQELFRRLGAELVPVSLPHTSYAIQTYYILAPAEASSNLARYDGVKFGYRCQQPRDLADLYCRSRAEGFGAEVKRRIMLGTYVLSSGYYDAFYRKAQKVRRLIADDFAAAFREVDVLLTPTAPDVAFRLGEKTDDPVAMYLSDIFTINVNLAGLPALSLPCGLHEGRLPVGMQLIGPPLGEEVLFQTGHAFQRNSDWHRRRPQPVANGAAS